Proteins encoded by one window of Camelus dromedarius isolate mCamDro1 chromosome 27, mCamDro1.pat, whole genome shotgun sequence:
- the TINCR gene encoding TINCR ubiquitin domain containing — MEGLRRGLSRWKRYHIKVHLADEALLLPLTVRPRDTLSDLRAQLVGQGVSSWKRTFYYNARRLDDHQTVRDVRLQDGSVLLLVSDPR, encoded by the exons ATGGAGGGGCTGCGGCGGGGCCTGTCGCGCTGGAAGCGCTACCACATCAAGGTGCACCTGGCGGACGAGGCGCTGCTGCTGCCGCTCACCGTGCGGCCGCGGGACACGCTCAGCGACCTGCGCGCCCAGCTCGTGGGCCAGGGCGTGTCCTCCTGGAAGCGCACCTTCTACTACAACGCGCGGCGGCTGGACGACCACCAGACGGTGCGCGACGTGCGCCTGCAGGACGGCTCGGTGCTGCTGCTCGTCAGCGACCCCAG GTAG